The Musa acuminata AAA Group cultivar baxijiao chromosome BXJ1-8, Cavendish_Baxijiao_AAA, whole genome shotgun sequence genomic sequence acATATATCTCAGGTTCCAAAGGGTTGCTATGTCAACATATATCTAAGGCTGTATCAGCTTTCTGTAGGTGTAATCTGCCACCAAAAATCTCCCCAAATTACCATTCCTGACTAACAAATTCATACCCAAATTCAAaagtaagaacaaaaagaacatctAGCCAGGATATGTAGCCAAGATATAGGCATTTCTTAGCTATAGAAAAAGATATACCGCTCAAAAGAGATAATCCACAAGCTATAATAAATCTAATAACAACAAAAAATCACTTCGCAAATGATCAAACAATTGGAGATAAATATAACATAATTCTGCTAGTAATAAAAAGTCAACTATGCATAAATTGACTAATGTGGCAGCCAATTGAATCCAAAAAATTCTGCTATGCATAAAATCAAATATGTAGTCATAGTCACTAATTACTATATGGATAATTATTGGAGTCAGAAATCTCCTAGTCGATTTGAAGCACAAGATAAACCACAAAGACTAAAATATTGATATTCAAATCTTCTATCGTAAGGAAGTTGTCAATGAATTGGATAAAGAAGCGATGATctgaagccaaaaaaaaaaaatgatactcGAATCGATAGGGCAGCTAATGATAAAGGGATAGGAAGCCGACAGTGATGACACCACCATCAATGCTCAAAGGATCCCTTTCTCTCCTCTTCGATGATGGTGATTGGGTAGGAAGGGAGCCGATGATGACAATGCCACCATCAAGGTTCAATGGGACCCCTTCATCTCCTCTTCGACTTTGTCGACTTGTTGTTTTCGTGAGGGATATGGCTCATGCTTGTGTAAGGTTAGGATAGGACAAAGATTACATGACAACAACAGATACCATAGTGATGACAACCACTACCAAAATGAATGTTGGTGAATATTACTGTTAATCGATCGAATGAGAGTAGCGCAAggtaatctgaaaattaaaaggGTAATATATGTAGAAAAATTAAATACTTAAGCTTTTATTGAGCCGATTTGGTTCgattcatattaaataaataagcCAAAAATCATAGTCAAATGGGGTgatcataatattaaaaaaagagtGTCTCTCGGCAAAAATCAAATATGTGCGCATCATCTAAGTAAAACTTCATTAGTAGagctttttttaattaaattgtttccttttttttagatatatattaataaaattaatcaCTTATAATTATGGTTAATATTGGTTTATTTATACTAAACATTATAAAattctaaaatattaattttttaatgacaTAATAAGATCTTAAAGAATATTTAATGAAATTTAGAGATTTAACTAGCAGTTGACTTCCCTTGATATTTATTAAAATGACATGTATATGCCAGTTCTTTTTATGGTTTTATAACTCAAATTTAAAGGGAAAAATATTGGCAAGGCTAACTTTGCAATTACAAGGATACACATGTAATATTTGCTAATCATAAGGGCAATGAATGAACGATAATGCTGTGAGATTACTATCGACAACATCTCTTTATTATTGACAATCCTTTATTTCATACAATcatctaaaaaaataattaaatataattttattaaatattatcaatcatacttttattttttataactcTTCAATTGATTGAATATGATATcttttattttgatgcatactgaGAAAGAAGATAATATCTTTTGAACTGGAGTAAAAACATGGAGaatatcataattaaaaatatcTAGAATATCATAATCCAATCCTATTATATTATAATCTAATGTCTTAAATCCTAAAGATATTAAATCGATGTAACAAATGTAAAAACCTAGTATAATTTCTTTTCGTTCAATCTTCATATCATCCTATTTGATTATcaataaaaaaagagagaaaaaaaagatgtATGAAAGGAGTAGGAAGAAtttattgaaacaaaataataagTTGAGGATATTTACATGCATAATAATGTACAGACGGTATCttagaaacattaaaaaaaataaatagaaaaaagaaattgATTGGTAATAAATAGACTGTTGCTGTTAGTTGGAAAGTaactgatgatttaatcgaagttATCCCATTAAATAATACATataacaaaataattattttaacgaGCTCGCagaattaattattattaattaattaattaataatctcGTGAAATAACCatcaaatattattaattaatgtaTAACAATTTTATTGGCATTGGCCACACTGCTGATGTTACCAATTTGACAAGGAAACAATAAGATATCTGAAACCAAATGATTGActtcatcaaacatgatattaaAAATGTCAAGTAAATCACAGAAACACGTAAATGGCTTCAGTCAAACAATTCACAGCTGGTCACACTGGGTTGGAACAAACGACAGCATCTTACTCTTCAGATCATAGAGTATCTGTAGATTCTGCTGCTGGAAGTTGCCGAGGATGGACAAGCCACTCGACGGCATGATCGTTAGGCAAAGCGAACCGTCGCTTGAATCCATGATCATGTAGTTCTCCGCTGGCAGATGCAAATCGGCACCGTCGAAGTGGAACACCAGCTTTGGAACCTCCACCGACGACGATGCCGACGGGGCCAAGAAGCACAAGTCGAGACCGATCTCAGAACCATCGGCAACTGGGAGCTGCATCTGGGACAGGAACTCCTTCTTCAACCTCCTGTACGCACCCACTTCCAGGTAAGTGATGGAGGTGCCGGAGTCTATGATCAAGCCACCGGATCCATCTTCTTGCACCGCGAAGGTCGAGCTCGGAATCTGTAGACGGTTTCCGCCAACCGAGATGTCATTCAGGGAGAGATAATATAAGGCTGGGTGTTTAGGGTTCTGCACCAGTGGTGTGGATTGGATCGCACTTGCAGCTGCACTGGCGGTGAGATCAGCCAGTGAGCCAAACAGAAGGGGGCTCTTCTTTGAATCATCCAAGGAGGTGAGGCAGTAGGAGAACTTCCCCAGGTCGAGTTGTGATATCAACGACAACGGTCCTCGGCCGAGTCCGACGAGACCGGAGCCCTGCGAGAACCCACTGCCTTGGTTGGTGTCGCCGCAGCCAAAGGCGACGTCAGAGACTGCGGTTGAATTCTCAGTCCCAAAGGTAAAGGTTTCGCTTGCGAGAACACCTTGAGTCGACGAGGAGTCGCCATAAGAGTACAGGTATTCGCAGCTGGAAGCACCGCACGTGAAGGTAGGAAGAGCCTGACACAGGTTGCTCGAGCATGGAAGGTTCGTGTAGGTCGACGAGCTCGATGGATCGAACACGGGAGTGGGTTGGCTGAAGCACTCGTCGCAGGGCTTGCACTGCGTCCATATGAGGTCGCTGCCGGTGTCAATGATGGCCGGGAATGCGAGACTCGGAGTGCCGATGGCCAAGTCCATGAGGAACTCACCATCGCCGGCATGGACCGGAGCTTGGACCTCATTGGCAGATGCCGCGGCTTTCATGGCCCGGGTCGTCAACCGTGCCATCCTGCGGCTGCTGCGAAGTGCTGCTCGTTGGAGCAGCTCAAACTTGGAGAAGTTGCCATTGGAATCCACATGGGTTAGCTCTACTCTGAGGCCGCTCAACGCAGAAGAGGCCCGTGGAACAGCCATAAGGATCATGGCCACGACAAGAGGAAGGAAGACTTGAATGGCTCTCATGTCCAAAGTGGCTGCCGAACGCAATTGGGTGAAAGGTCTTTACTAGGCTAGATTTCAATCATCAAATACTTTTGTTGACCATAGAATGGGAAGACAAGAAGTTGGAATGGATCATAGAGAAGGGGAAGATAGAAATGCTCCTCTTATTGGATTCCTTATGTACACTTTAAGGTTTGGATAGGTAGGATATCTGTTTGTCCTCAAAACAAAATAGATGGTTTAGATCAGTGCTTTCATGTGATAAAAATTTCTTGGGTCATACACTGTACTACAAGATATTAGGGTGTCATTGACTAGAGAAAATAATGTGTGTAGCAACAAAAGGTTTGGTGAGCAGCTTGTTTCCACTGCAATAGAATAGTGCTGATAGAGCGTGGAAGGTCTTCCGATTTGGTGAGGTTTGGTGACCTATCAATTGTTGGTTCACTAATGTAAACATCATCAACGACCCACTAATGATAGGAGTTTCTTGCCTGTTTGGAAAAAATGAGATATGAGGTAATATTCATCGTCATTCATTCATGAGACATAaaatgttgggtccagcccataggtGGGCTTGGACTGGACCCTGATCTATTAAATAAAAAGGAAGGAAACCTATTAGAGTTGGCATGAGAGGCGTGCCTACGAACGGTGATAAGACCCTTAGAGTTTTATTATAGAAGAAGAATAAAGAAAATGAATGATCACTGCAAGAGGACCAatttccttgatcacttcaaatGGATCAACCTCTTGGGGTTTGCTAAAtattagaataatatttcataaatgataaaaagaagcaGATACATCCATATTCATAGAGTTCCACTATTGAGTCCATCAACtcctaataaaattaataaatctcAAATAAGCTCTTATCCGACTTCTATTAGACTAGAAAAACTTAAtagaatataatttgagaaagctaGAGTTTTGAAGCTTTTGCTAGATGATTAGGTGACTAAATTTGATCGATTTTAacccaaattttatatgaagaatcaTATGTAACAAGTTTTACGATCCTAATAGTGCCAATCTATGATTTGACCTTTTTgagatatttttttgatatacCCACTTGGCGAGAattaaacattttctttgatgaaatcaatttatggtgatgatgatatattattgttaaaccaagatatatatatattttatattattatgttcATTTAGTTAGTCTAAAAAAGATTTAttgtaaatatattatcattattagtgatagtggAGGTTTGAAATGGACTACGGTCCCATTATTTTTCCCACATtgagtttttcatataaaaattcggtgtctcactttgtgattgattcattaTTCTACTGTTTATGTTGCTTTAgttaatatttacttttgataataattttatattttgatgagaaactcattttgatataaagaggaaaaaaattattctacTTAATAGTTTTCCCCAATATGAAATAAAGTGTGACATAAGATAGgaaaaaacaataaaagaaaaaaattatggaCTTATTCATGAAATGTGTCATACACAATGTTGGGTAAAAACTAGCCCATTCGGATttctattaagaaaataataaaatattaaaaataataatttaaatttttttaaaaaattgaaagatgcataattattatattaaaataaaatattatctctaCGTTGATGAAGATTTTCATCCCAAAATTTAATTGATATTATCCCTCCTTCCAGTATAATCATGAAGTGATTTGATTGACTTGACTAACCTCTTGAACactaatataaattgataaaatttaTTGAGAGAAAGAAATCAAAGAGGAGGAAATATACTAATCTCTAAATAGATGTACTAGGATTGTTTAGGACTCAACATGGCCCGAACGTCACCTTTAAAATATGTTTTCCCAAGGCACATGTCCTttcatttaagtattttttacaagtaccaaaattattttcataaaattttaagttttaaaaTATAACTCCAACACATAATGCATCAAATATATGTAATTTTCAGGAACTTTAGGGAAGGAGTAATTTGGTTGCTTATAAACATTGGAAGAAATTTACTTACCTTATTAATTTAAGGTTGGTAGTCAAATTTGGGTGATTTTTCAATATCAAATACGTTGTGGTTGATATGTAATTatccaaaatatttctttattttttgaaaataatctGTCCCATCGGGAGAAAGTCCAATGTAGTTTCTTTGATAAAGTTCCTAATTAACTTGTTTGTGGGCTACGGAAGAGTAATCTTTCTAGTTCAAAAGATAGGTGGCCTTTGtacttattattattacaatAGAACTGAAGACATAGTTATCAAACTTGGATCTTGATACAATATATTCAAAAAGTATATACTTAtgtataaaaagataaaatttagttTTGTAATTAACAGTATGTTACAAACTTCCTACAAAAATGTAATTGTGAAATGCCTTTTTTACTGAGTGAGTTCATGAAAATAAAATGATCAAAAGATAGAAATCTAAATTCTAATAAGTTAGCTGACCAAGATACAAGTCACCAATACATGAAGTGAGGTgttaaaagaaaacaaagaaatgaTTGTGAAAAAAATGGATAAATAATTATGATggtgagaaaaaaaagaaagagctgCCATGGAAaaaaatggatatatatatatatatatgtatatatatatgtataaatatgtatatatatatatatataaatatatatatatatatgtatatatatataaatatatatatatatgtatatatatatggatatgtatatatgtatatatatatacatatacatatatatatgtatgtatatatatatatacatatatatgtatatatatatatatttatttatgtatatatgtgtatatgtatatatgtatatatgtgtgtatatatatatgtatatatatatacatatatatacatatatatgtatatgtatatatatatatatatatacatatatatatcatgagATATATTAGAGATATATGTACATGTGTTTTATTAAGTTTTATACACTTGTTGTTGTGTAGATATGTTAATTGTTCATTCCAATTCCTAGTGAAAGCATTCTTATGTCGGTTGGTCATATGAACACCAAGGTATGGTACCTTGGTATTTTGGAGTTTGCGGTTCATTTATCAAATTATGTTATTTACAGGATACTTCTATACTTACAGAATAAGTCTCAAGATGAAGTTAAGAAATTACTGAAGATCCTTTGAGATTATAGACTTGGCCATCTTGTCATCTTAATCCTCGACAAAGATGATAGATGCAAAGATCATCCAAATTCATCCTTAGCTCATTCCACTGAACCTAGCATAATGAAGGATGGATTACGGGATGCACAGTTCTATGTCCATAAATTATATCGGCTGAAAATATATGGAACTCGAAGACATAACTCATAATTTTTTAGGAAGTGGGAAGTATAATTACCAAAAGGAAATATGATATTCGACATAAGTGGTAAAATTTGATATTCCTGAGTCATCTGAAGGCAAGATGGATGAATGTTTAGTAGTATTGGAATCTGAAAGAGAAAAAATAATGAAGGCCAATATTCGATTTTATTTCTAATATAAATTGTTTTATTATGTTtgctaataattttattttacagATTTATGAGAGGATGGGCGCTGATAAATATGAGGCTGCTAAATTAGCTTCAAATTTAAAGAATTTATAGTAAGTCTTCAATTATATTAGGTTGTAAAATTAGGTTTGCTATAACTGttgcaattatcatttgttatttgtagtTTAATTATTCAATATTTAATAGGTAGGATAAATTCATTAATGAATACACATCTTTTTTGGAAATTACTTAAGCAAGGCAAATTCACTGATGAAGAGGTGATTGATGCTTATGAGTCTATAATTTGTCATGACGTATTGCTAATGGGACATAGGTTTTAATTATCAATGTTTATGTGGAGTGGTTTTAGGAttgtgatatttatttatattttgttcAATAATGATAATTACTTTATGATGAATCGACAACTATTTATTTGTTTAAAAACATATGCAGATGTTTAAGATAATATTTACTAATGATTTAGACAATCTTTAATAAGATCCTTAGTAAAGGGTGGAAGTCAAAAGTTGTGAGATTGTAAGTGTTTGCTTAATTCACTTTGATAATTTATAATGGTGATTTTACTAATTGATTGACATGTTTTGCAAAAATGATTGCACCATATTCATAATTTAATATATGGATCACTTTCTagtggacaaaaaaaaaaaaaaaatgaatttcacACAATGATGTGTTGTTGTTTTGAATGCAAATAGCAATTGCTATATTAAATGATGATGTTCATTGTGTCAAGTTCAAAGACAGAACTGATTGTGATAATGTGACAGTTTTGTTTTACTTATTGGATGTGGTATGTGTTGTAACATGTAATTTGGCATTCGAACATTATAATTGATACTATGTGAACCACCTCGTAATAGAATACTGTTGTAACTGTTGTTTTGCTTGTATTTGGTGTttgatatgtatgtatatatatatactatgatGTGAACACATGTTCGTAttgtaaatattatatattattgttGTGAAAGTTGAATGTTACGTCTTTCGTATGTCGCTACTATGGTGCGTACGTATGTTATCTTGTTATTGTGATCTTAGTAATGATATGTCTTTGGTGATGTCGCTATTGTGATATCCACTGTAATGTTTACTATGATGTATATGtgtgtttgtatcatatttgtgTGTTGTTGTAAAAGTTGAATGATATGTTTTGTTGTGTTGCTACTGTGATGTGTGATAAGGATGCTATTAACTATGATTTTGTATTTCAATTTGTTAGATATGTCTTTCATGTAAAAATTATAGTGGATAAGTGTTTGTATTGTATATAAATATTGGTAATATAATTACTAGCATGTTTTAGGTTAATTATTTATTGAAATTAGGGATTTGTTTTTTGATAGAATTGTGATCAGAGTGTTATTTAGTTTAATATTGAGCGTAACCCGATTTTACCAAAGCAACCCAAACTTCCACAAACCTACATGACCAGGATGGTAATATGATTACTAGTAATTTATCTATTTctgattttttatattaattatcaaaattaagattttttttttttttggatagatTCTCTAATCGAGTTTAACTAAGTTCAATATTGAGTGTAActcggtctaggaatggtcctagaggataacttgtgtgtggacattgtgcttcagtctctaccagattccttttcacagttcataatgaattttaatatgaacaagcttgaggtgactctcccagagctcctcaatatgttgagggaggcagagagtactattaagaaagagaagccagttctctacactggtgagaccagaaagaaaaggaaagcagaaaggtcccttaagaagggaaagggcaagggcaaacaaggtaaagcaaatgttgctaagaaagacccaacaaaggacaaagaccagtgcttccactgtggtaaagatgggcactggaagagaaactgcaaagagtaccttgcagaaagggcgaaacaaaagcttgatgaagcttcaggtacattcatgatcagtctccatttgtcagactcttatgataacacatgggtattggataccagtagtgcttatcatatatgcaattcattgtaggctttggcaaggcctaggagactagagagaggcgagatggacctcaagatgggtaatggagtaaaagttgctgtattagctgttggcgaggtcgccctacatctgcctagtggagcttttattgcattagatgcatgttattttgttccttctattatcaaaaacattatctccatttcatgtttaacagttagtggatataaatttgtttttgagaacaatggttgttcgatattattagatgataagatcatcacgaaaggaacattgcataatggtttatttatgttagacaccactccacatatcatgaatgtaaatgtgtccaaaaggaaacgagatgagttgaacagtgcatacctgtggcattgtaggctaggtcacatccatgaaagaaggattcaaaagttgctaaatgatggatatctagatccattcgactatgtgtcaaatgcaacttgtgagccttgcattcgtggaaaactgaccaaatctccatttagtgaaattggagagagagccactgagttgttggaactcatacatagtgatgtatgtggacccatgtcaactcatgccattggacgttactcctacttcattacatttactgatgatttctcaaggtatggatatgtgtacttaatgaagtacaagtccgaggcctttgagaaattcagaaagtataagaatgaggtggagaaccagactggaaagagtatcaaaactcttcgatcagatcgaggatgtgagtacttaagtatagagtttacgtagttcctcaaggaccatgggatattatcccaatggacacctccttatacacctcagctcaatggtgtctttggaaggaggaatcgtacgctattagatatggtacggtccatgatgagtttcgctgacctacccatcttattctatggatatgccctagaaaccgcagcttaccttctgaacagagttccaactaagtcgatagtgtctacaccatatgagatatggaaagggaagaagcctgatcttaaggttgttaagatttggggctgcccagcccacgttaaaagacacaaccccgataagttagaatcaaggacagagcgatgcttatttgtgggataccccaaggaaacttgtgggtattatttctatcatctcgaggacaaaaaggtctttgtagctaagagagcagtgttccttgagaaggaacacattcttggcggagacagtgggagaatgatagaattgagcgaggttggagaaccaagctcaagcaccactctacagcccaagtatgttcaggtacctaatacacaagtttcaactttacgcaggtctgatagagtatcccatcctcctgagagatatgtgggacatattagaggagaggatgtagaggatattgatcctcagacctacgaggaggctattatgagtatagactccgggaagtggcaagaagccatgaattctgagatggattctatgtactccaataaggtttggaacctaattgatgcgcccgaaggtattgtacccatcggttgcaagtggatctttaagaaaaagatcggagtagatggaaaggtagagacctataaagcaaggctagtggctaaggggtatcgtcaaaggcaaggtgttgactacgacgaaaccttctcacccgtagcaatgctaaaatccatcagaattctattggctattgcagcacactatgattatgagatctggcagatggatgtgaaaaccgcattcctcaatgggaaccttgaggaggaggtgtatatgatgcaaccttagggattcgtgtccaagaactacccaaataaggtgtgtaggttgtttagatccatttatggactaaagcaagcttcccgaagttggaacataagatttgatgaggcaatcagatcttatgacttcgttaagaacgaagatgagccttgtgtatacagaaaggtaagtgggagcgctatcacctttttggtgttatatgtagatgacatcctgatcattgggaatgatgtaggaatgctatcgtaaaggcttggttatctagacacttctccatgaaggacttaggggaagcatcttatatcttggggattagaatctatagagatagatccaaaaggatgcttggcttatcccaatccaggtacatagaaaccattgtcaaaaggtttggcatggaaaattccaaagggcaaacatgaatatgataccttatgcctcagcaatagggtctatcatgtatgccatgctatgtactaggcctgatatagcgcatgctctgagtgtcacgagtaggtatcaagcggatccaggcttggagcactggaaagcagtaaagtgtatccttaagtacttgagaaggacttaggatcttttactagtatatggaggtaatagccttaaggttgaaggctacactgactcaagttttcagtctgatgtcgatgatagcaagtcgaattcagggtatgtgtacaccttgaatggaggagcagtgtgctggaagagttccaagcaagataccactgctgactcgaccacagaggcggagtacattgccgcattagatgcagcaaaggagggagtctgggtgaagaagttcatcacatatttgggagtcgatacagatagcgacaagtcaacttccttatattgcgacaactatggggtgattactcaaataagggaacccgggtctcatcagaagtgttctgaggaggttccagcttataagagagatcgtaacccgatgagatgtagtagtggaaagagttccatccgaagataacattgcagatccactaacaaagccgttgtcttagattgtctatgagcgtcacaggagtctgatggggatcagacacataggtgattggctttaggtcaagtgggagattgctagtcataggtgcccagtaagccaatcacgtgagtgatggcacgtgtgacttgatacagaatctttttgcttattatattttagcatatatcactttataactattgcataaatgcatatatatattgtgatgtccttggatttgtgcaatgggaatcggatcgtgatgagatcacgataatgagatcgattcacctttaaacacatatcctaaataatcccggtcataggttactcgagagggacatcgtgataaccggatagactggtgtgctgtatacccgtccatatgatggatgcagctggtctcatagctgctcgtgtagggacactagggatacaatacaggtgctcattggagaatgagttcactgattgatccgcttacggaatgctggatggttgatgatgccttattgtcagacagtgattccgtagtcctagtggtgtatttggtccttagacttgagacaccaaggatgtcctgtatgagtgctccactctttgataccagacttataggtttggctgtccccagatctagtacagctggtcattgggagtggtagtcgaccttacgagggctattgagtgtcaatagaggatcatccactctcggcgtcatgagaggaatatcctatgtgttcttgctcagacaaatccctggccagggtcattcgggttgagagagaaagagttctccgggagaattcgattagagtgagactcgagtagaaaccgtatgggtctgacagcaccatgctcgatatacgatctctgggatattagatggatgagggactataggtacatggtaactgaggacagacaggtccaatggattggattcccctgtatcgtctggggactacggcgtagtggcctagtacgtccgtagtcgatgagtcgagtgaattattacagagataataattcactgagttagaaggagttctgacaggtatgattcacggccagctcgatattgggcctagagggtcacacacatatggtaggcattgcgatgagtagaggttcggatatgagatatccgacggagcccttgtcttattggatgtagatccaatacccactagggaaggacccattagggtttgacacgggatctctataaataggagggattcacagcctcataggctagagtctttgcttgcctttcctattctcctctccctctccacctcagaggaggcctggagttttgaggagcgtcgtcgcaaccctgctgtgtggatcaccgctagagaggaggacgcttgacctccttcaccctctcctaaggatctgcaaggaaacagggatatacgatctccctaggtaacacaatctctatacgcagttttgtgttttgcggattttttgcgcaccaatcttcgcacgacgacgaacatctttttgggaatcggagatttttgttttcttgttcttccgctgcgcatatgatgtcgccccccaatgatttcccaacatttctAAGATGTTTagtagtattttttatttttaaaatattttaaaataattaattatcaaataaatttttttagataGATTCCATGATTAAGTAT encodes the following:
- the LOC135585513 gene encoding aspartic proteinase nepenthesin-1-like isoform X2, translated to MRAIQVFLPLVVAMILMAVPRASSALSGLRVELTHVDSNGNFSKFELLQRAALRSSRRMARLTTRAMKAAASANEVQAPVHAGDGEFLMDLAIGTPSLAFPAIIDTGSDLIWTQCKPCDECFSQPTPVFDPSSSSTYTNLPCSSNLCQALPTFTCGASSCEYLYSYGDSSSTQGVLASETFTFGTENSTAVSDVAFGCGDTNQGSGFSQGSGLVGLGRGPLSLISQLDLGKFSYCLTSLDDSKKSPLLFGSLADLTASAAASAIQSTPLIPSSTFAVQEDGSGGLIIDSGTSITYLEVGAYRRLKKEFLSQMQLPVADGSEIGLDLCFLAPSASSSVEVPKLVFHFDGADLHLPAENYMIMDSSDGSLCLTIMPSSGLSILGNFQQQNLQILYDLKSKMLSFVPTQCDQL
- the LOC135585513 gene encoding aspartic proteinase nepenthesin-1-like isoform X1 — its product is MRAIQVFLPLVVAMILMAVPRASSALSGLRVELTHVDSNGNFSKFELLQRAALRSSRRMARLTTRAMKAAASANEVQAPVHAGDGEFLMDLAIGTPSLAFPAIIDTGSDLIWTQCKPCDECFSQPTPVFDPSSSSTYTNLPCSSNLCQALPTFTCGASSCEYLYSYGDSSSTQGVLASETFTFGTENSTAVSDVAFGCGDTNQGSGFSQGSGLVGLGRGPLSLISQLDLGKFSYCLTSLDDSKKSPLLFGSLADLTASAAASAIQSTPLVQNPKHPALYYLSLNDISVGGNRLQIPSSTFAVQEDGSGGLIIDSGTSITYLEVGAYRRLKKEFLSQMQLPVADGSEIGLDLCFLAPSASSSVEVPKLVFHFDGADLHLPAENYMIMDSSDGSLCLTIMPSSGLSILGNFQQQNLQILYDLKSKMLSFVPTQCDQL